GGATAAAGTACTACTACAATAAAGTGCGGGCATTTCAATTCAACGAAGAGTACCTATACAAGAATAATCTGCTCGGCGCTAATCTGTTCGGATATTTTTATCCGGCTAGGTTTCTGGCTCTGTTTGTCCAGCCTGAAATAAATCGTTTGTGGGCGAACCTGACCGACGAAATGACGGGTGAAGTGACTAAAAGCAGCGGTTTTGTGCCTTCATTGCTGGTAGGAGGAGGCCTGAGGTTAGGGCATTCCCACATTACGCTGAACTACGATCTGGCACAACACACCAACTCTCCCTATCCGAGGGGCTGGTTCCTGGGATTTTCAACCTTTTTTTAACGAAAAACAATATCCTTCACAATCTCCATTCCGGCGTGCTCGTTCAACTTGTCAATCAGGTTTCGTTTGTTCATAATCAATTCGGCACGCAACACCGATGAGGAAAGCTGGACGTGTAGGACGTTCCGCCGGAAATAGACGTTTTTGGTGTAGTGGGAAACCCCTTCGCCCAGCAATTCCCTCCATGCCGAGACGGCACGGTGTTCAGCCACCGATGTCTTCAATTCCGGGTTCTCATCGAAGAATTCCGAAAGGATGGTTGCTATAGGTTGGGCGTTTTTTTTAAGCATAAACTGTTATTTCCCCGTCTTTCACCGAATAGATGTGGTGGCTGTTGTTGATCCGTTCCAGTATTTTATCGAACGATCCCCGGTTGGTATCGGAGATAAAAATCTGGCCAAATTCATTGCTCGAAACCAGTTTGACAATTTCTTCCACCCGGTAGGCATCCAGCCTGTCGAAGATATCGTCCAGCAGCAAAATGGGTGTCCGTTTCCCGGTTTTAAGCAGGTAATGAAATTGTGCCAGCTTCATCGATACGAAGTAGGTTTTGTTTTGCCCTTGCGAACCCACTTTCTTTATGGGAAATCCGTCGAGCAACATCTCCAGTTCATCGCGGTGAATACCGGTGGTGGTGTGTCCCACCGCGATGTCGCGACGGCGGGTTTGTCGCAGCGCTTCCCTGAAATTGTTTTCGCGAAGTTGCGAAACGTAGTCGAAAGTCGCCTTTTCGTTGGATAAACTTATTCGTTTGTAAAACTCGTCAAAAACGGGAATAAACTCTTTTACAAACGCTTGTCGTTTTTCAAAAATGAGCTCCCCTTCTCCCGCCATCTGGTCTTCCCAAAGCTCCAGCAAGGTGAAATCGATTTCGTTGTCGTCCATTTTCAATGTTGCGTTGCGTTGTTGCAAGGCATTGTTGTACCGGATCAAGGCGTGCATATACGCTTTGTCGAACTGAGAAATAGCCATGTCCATAAATTTCCGTCGTTCTTCGCTACCCCCCTGGATTATCTCGATATCGGCAGGAGAAATCATCACCAGTGGAATAAATCCAATGTGGTCGGAGAGTTTTTCGTACTCCTTTTTGTTTCTCTTGAACTGTTTTTTCTGCCGCCGGCGCAATCCGCAATAGATTTCTTCCTCACCATCCTGTCCCTCCAGCTCGTACCTTCCCTGAAGCATGCAAACATCGGCGTCGTGTTTGATGATCTGACTATCGACTGGGTTGGTGTAACTCCGGCAGAACGACAGGTAGTAAACGGCATCCAGCAAATTGGTTTTACCCATGCCGTTATTTCCCACAAAACAGTTTATTTTGGGCGATAACTCCAGCTCAACCTGAGCCAGGTTTTTGTAATTTATAATGGATAAATGCTTTAATGTCATTGTGATTATTCCGCCAGGATCAGTTGTTGCAGCTCTTCGGGATTAACGTTGATTTTCAACCGCCCTTCCTCGGCAAATGTTATTTTTCCGGTTTCTTCCGAAACGACAATCACTTTGGCATCGGTTTCCTGCGTGATCCCTAATCCGGCACGATGCCGTAACCCCATGTGTTTGGGTATGTTCGGGTTCTGCGATATGGGAAGAATACAGCCTGCAGCTTTTATTTTTTTCCCCACAACGATCATGGCTCCATCGTGCAAGGGACTGTTCTTGAAGAAAATATTTTCAATCAGCCGGGAGGAGATATCAGCGTTGATGATTTCGCCCGTCTGCTCGTATAAGCTGAGTTGTAGGTCGCCCTGAACGACGATGAGCGCGCCAATCCTGGCTTTCGACATGTTCATGCAGGCCAGTACGATCGAAGTAATGTGCGATGTATCTTTTTGCTGCTTGTCGACCGGGATAAAGAGTTTCGATACAAACTTCCACCCTTTCTTCGATCCCAGAGACATAAGGAACCTACGTATTTCATCCTGAAAAAGAATGACCAGCAATATCAAGCCGATATTCACGAACTGGTCAAGAATAGAGCCTAGAAGCACCATATCGAATACCTGTGATACAAGTACCCAGATAATCATAAAGACAACGATACCGATGAAAAGCGGGCGCATCCCCGATATTTTCACCATTTTAAACAGGTAGTACAACAGGGCTGCTACCAGTAAAATGTCAATAAAATCTTTTATTCCAAAGTGTTCGAGCATACAACGTTATTTGCTTATTTTTTCCACAATCTTTACACATTCCACGGCTTCTTTCACGTCGTGAACGCGTAAGATGTTTGCTCCCGACAACAAGGCAAATGTATTTAAAGCCGATGTACCGTTCAGGCTTTCCTGTGGGGTACACTCCAGCAGCTTGTAAATCATCGATTTCCGAGAGATGCCAACCAGAATTGGTACATCAAAGATATTGAAATATTTTAAATAAGCCATCAATTGGTAGTTTTGATCAGTCGTTTTACTGAATCCAAACCCCGGGTCAATGATGATGTCGTTTACGCCCAACAGGTTCAATTTCGATATTTTCTCGGAAAAATAGTACAGGATATCCTGAATAAAATTGTCGTAATGGGTGTGTTGTTGCATGGTTTGCGGTGTACCACGCATATGCATCAGGATATAAGGAACATTGAGCCGGGCAACTGTTTCGAACATGTTATCATCGATCTGCCCGCCCGAAATATCGTTGATGATGTTTACCCCGTATTTTTCCACGGCAGGCCCGGCTACTTCGGAATAAAACGTATCGATGGAAAGGATAGTATTGGGAAATTCTTTTCGAACGAGCCGAAGTGTCGGCTCTAAGCGTTTCAGCTCTTCCTTTGCCGGTATTAAAGTGGAAGTCGGTGTTGTGGATTGACCGCCAATATCGACAATTTTCCCACCTTCCTCCAGAATTTGGCGGACGCGGCTGACAATCTCTTCTTCAGATTGTTTACGACTGCCCGAATAAAAGGAATCGGGAGTAACATTTAAAATTCCCATCACCAGCGGAGTGGAGAAATCGAGCAATTCGCCGTTTATGTTAATGGATTTTATCATACCTTGTGTTGTGTATTACGGCTATAACGTTGAGTCCGGATCCTTGTCCGGATAGTCAATGGTATAGTGCAGGCCGCGGCTTTCTTTGCGTGCCATGGCTTGCTTAATGACCATATAGCCTACCTTGATGATATTGCGGAGTTCACAAATCTCGCGCGAGACAACCGACCGCTGAAAAAGGTTCTCGGTTTCCCGAAAAAGAATGTTCAGCCTGTCCATTGCCCGCTGCAGGCGAATATCGGAACGGACAATCCCCACGTAGGACGACATGATCTGCCCCACCTCCTTGTAACTCTGTGTGATCAGCACCATCTCTTCGGTGGAGGTGGTCCCTTCGGCATTCCAATCGGGAATATCTTCCTGAAAGGAAAACTTTTTGAATAGGGGTACAGAGTGCTTGGCAGCCGAATCGGCAAAAACCACTGCTTCGATGAGTGAGTTAGATGCCAGCCGGTTGGCTCCGTGCAAGCCTGTACAGGCACATTCGCCGTTGGCGTAAAGGCGGTTTATGCTTGTTTCTCCGTCAATACTTACGAAAATTCCACCGCACAAATAATGGGCAGCCGGGGCTACCGGAATCATCTCTTTAGTAATATCGATACCGTAGGTAAGGCATTTCTCGTAAATGGTGGGAAAATGTTTTTTGGTCTCTTCAGC
This portion of the Petrimonas sulfuriphila genome encodes:
- a CDS encoding DUF721 domain-containing protein is translated as MLKKNAQPIATILSEFFDENPELKTSVAEHRAVSAWRELLGEGVSHYTKNVYFRRNVLHVQLSSSVLRAELIMNKRNLIDKLNEHAGMEIVKDIVFR
- a CDS encoding DNA replication/repair protein RecF, with translation MTLKHLSIINYKNLAQVELELSPKINCFVGNNGMGKTNLLDAVYYLSFCRSYTNPVDSQIIKHDADVCMLQGRYELEGQDGEEEIYCGLRRRQKKQFKRNKKEYEKLSDHIGFIPLVMISPADIEIIQGGSEERRKFMDMAISQFDKAYMHALIRYNNALQQRNATLKMDDNEIDFTLLELWEDQMAGEGELIFEKRQAFVKEFIPVFDEFYKRISLSNEKATFDYVSQLRENNFREALRQTRRRDIAVGHTTTGIHRDELEMLLDGFPIKKVGSQGQNKTYFVSMKLAQFHYLLKTGKRTPILLLDDIFDRLDAYRVEEIVKLVSSNEFGQIFISDTNRGSFDKILERINNSHHIYSVKDGEITVYA
- the cdaA gene encoding diadenylate cyclase CdaA; amino-acid sequence: MLEHFGIKDFIDILLVAALLYYLFKMVKISGMRPLFIGIVVFMIIWVLVSQVFDMVLLGSILDQFVNIGLILLVILFQDEIRRFLMSLGSKKGWKFVSKLFIPVDKQQKDTSHITSIVLACMNMSKARIGALIVVQGDLQLSLYEQTGEIINADISSRLIENIFFKNSPLHDGAMIVVGKKIKAAGCILPISQNPNIPKHMGLRHRAGLGITQETDAKVIVVSEETGKITFAEEGRLKINVNPEELQQLILAE
- the folP gene encoding dihydropteroate synthase, with the protein product MIKSININGELLDFSTPLVMGILNVTPDSFYSGSRKQSEEEIVSRVRQILEEGGKIVDIGGQSTTPTSTLIPAKEELKRLEPTLRLVRKEFPNTILSIDTFYSEVAGPAVEKYGVNIINDISGGQIDDNMFETVARLNVPYILMHMRGTPQTMQQHTHYDNFIQDILYYFSEKISKLNLLGVNDIIIDPGFGFSKTTDQNYQLMAYLKYFNIFDVPILVGISRKSMIYKLLECTPQESLNGTSALNTFALLSGANILRVHDVKEAVECVKIVEKISK